A portion of the Zootoca vivipara chromosome 6, rZooViv1.1, whole genome shotgun sequence genome contains these proteins:
- the USE1 gene encoding vesicle transport protein USE1 isoform X3 → MSVDFNGSPLSRTLYHPILWALAVSGRLPALGGSLSPLPLPACHYIWGAVPRPFPLYPCPPQSACRSPSAGLWPFLCTSPPADEHRQNLFLLPSPDLEETSLRKRTGPLPDEKQSAAELDAVLQHHHSIQEKLAEEMLHLARNLKNNTLVAQNVIKQDNQTLSHSLKLADHNFEKLKDESDRLEQHAKKSVNWLLWLMLIVVCFIFISMILFIRIFPKLR, encoded by the exons AtgtctgttgatttcaatgggtctcctctgagtaggacccTGTATCATCCCATCCTTTGGGCGCTCGCTGTTTCTGGCCGTCTGCCAGCTCTTGGGGGGTCTCTGTCGCcccttcccctgcctgcctgccattacATTTGGGGCGCTGTGCCTCGACCCTTCCCTCTTTACCCCTGCCCCCCTCAGTCCGCCTGCAGGTCGCCTTCTGCTGGCCTCTGGCCTTTTCTTTGCACCTCTCCCCCAGCTGATGAACACAGACAAaaccttttcctccttccttccccagatCTGGAGGAGACGAGCCTGAGAAAACGCAC GGGCCCCCTCCCGGATGAAAAGCAGTCGGCCGCCGAGCTGGACGCCGTCCTGCAACACCACCACAGCATCCAGGAGAAGCTGGCCGAGGAGATGTTGCACCTGGCGCGCAACCTCAAGAACAACACCCTGGTGGCGCAGAACGTGATCAAGCAAGACAACCAG ACTCTGTCCCACTCGCTCAAGCTGGCCGACCACAACTTCGAGAAGCTGAAGGACGAGTCCGACCGCCTGGAGCAGCATGCCAAGAAGTCCGTCAACTGGCTCCTCTGGCTGATGCTCATCGTCGTCTGCTTCATCTTCATCAGTATGATCCTCTTCATCCGCATCTTCCCCAAGCTCAGGTGA
- the USE1 gene encoding vesicle transport protein USE1 isoform X2, with amino-acid sequence MAAAAPVMPVPRAELKLVRLLSRCEALAADRREPDEWRLEKYVSALEEMLLDLKKHSSKPAPEVLNEYSRKVDFLKGLLEADKLSSSSEKALANQFLAPGRTPTTTKERTPATKTVHLQTKARYTGEMRNELLDLEETSLRKRTGPLPDEKQSAAELDAVLQHHHSIQEKLAEEMLHLARNLKNNTLVAQNVIKQDNQTLSHSLKLADHNFEKLKDESDRLEQHAKKSVNWLLWLMLIVVCFIFISMILFIRIFPKLR; translated from the exons ATGGCGGCCGCGGCTCCGGTGATGCCGGTTCCCCGCGCGGAGCTGAAGCTGGTCCGGCTGCTGAGCCGCTGCGAGGCGCTGGCGGCCGACCGGCGCGAGCCGGACGAGTGGCGCCTGGAGAAG TACGTCTCTGCCCtggaggagatgctccttgacCTCAAGAAACACTCCAG CAAACCTGCTCCCGAGGTGCTGAACGAATATTCCCGCAAGGTGGATTTCCTGAAGGGGCTGCTGGAAGCAGACAAGCTG TCGTCGTCttccgaaaaggccctggccaaCCAGTTCCTGGCCCCCGGGAGAACCCCCACCACCACTAAGGAGAGGACGCCGGCCACCAAGACAGTGCACCTGCAGACCAAGGCCCGCTACACGGGCGAGATGAGGAACGAGCTGCTTG atCTGGAGGAGACGAGCCTGAGAAAACGCAC GGGCCCCCTCCCGGATGAAAAGCAGTCGGCCGCCGAGCTGGACGCCGTCCTGCAACACCACCACAGCATCCAGGAGAAGCTGGCCGAGGAGATGTTGCACCTGGCGCGCAACCTCAAGAACAACACCCTGGTGGCGCAGAACGTGATCAAGCAAGACAACCAG ACTCTGTCCCACTCGCTCAAGCTGGCCGACCACAACTTCGAGAAGCTGAAGGACGAGTCCGACCGCCTGGAGCAGCATGCCAAGAAGTCCGTCAACTGGCTCCTCTGGCTGATGCTCATCGTCGTCTGCTTCATCTTCATCAGTATGATCCTCTTCATCCGCATCTTCCCCAAGCTCAGGTGA
- the USE1 gene encoding vesicle transport protein USE1 isoform X1: MHGGVAMGAGSRPLWIAAWQAGIRQVQLVLQTAAPVGRLPASQYVSALEEMLLDLKKHSSKPAPEVLNEYSRKVDFLKGLLEADKLSSSSEKALANQFLAPGRTPTTTKERTPATKTVHLQTKARYTGEMRNELLDLEETSLRKRTGPLPDEKQSAAELDAVLQHHHSIQEKLAEEMLHLARNLKNNTLVAQNVIKQDNQTLSHSLKLADHNFEKLKDESDRLEQHAKKSVNWLLWLMLIVVCFIFISMILFIRIFPKLR, encoded by the exons ATGCACGGCGGGGTTGCCATGGGAGCGGGGAGCCGCCCCCTTTGGATCGCTGCCTGGCAGGCAGGCATCCGGCAGGTGCAGCTTGTCCTGCAAACAGCCGCACCTGTAGGCCGCCTGCCTGCGTCGCAG TACGTCTCTGCCCtggaggagatgctccttgacCTCAAGAAACACTCCAG CAAACCTGCTCCCGAGGTGCTGAACGAATATTCCCGCAAGGTGGATTTCCTGAAGGGGCTGCTGGAAGCAGACAAGCTG TCGTCGTCttccgaaaaggccctggccaaCCAGTTCCTGGCCCCCGGGAGAACCCCCACCACCACTAAGGAGAGGACGCCGGCCACCAAGACAGTGCACCTGCAGACCAAGGCCCGCTACACGGGCGAGATGAGGAACGAGCTGCTTG atCTGGAGGAGACGAGCCTGAGAAAACGCAC GGGCCCCCTCCCGGATGAAAAGCAGTCGGCCGCCGAGCTGGACGCCGTCCTGCAACACCACCACAGCATCCAGGAGAAGCTGGCCGAGGAGATGTTGCACCTGGCGCGCAACCTCAAGAACAACACCCTGGTGGCGCAGAACGTGATCAAGCAAGACAACCAG ACTCTGTCCCACTCGCTCAAGCTGGCCGACCACAACTTCGAGAAGCTGAAGGACGAGTCCGACCGCCTGGAGCAGCATGCCAAGAAGTCCGTCAACTGGCTCCTCTGGCTGATGCTCATCGTCGTCTGCTTCATCTTCATCAGTATGATCCTCTTCATCCGCATCTTCCCCAAGCTCAGGTGA
- the RPL36 gene encoding large ribosomal subunit protein eL36: MAIRYPMAVGLNKGHKVTKNVVKPRQCRRRGRLTKHTKFVRDMIREVCGFAPYERRAMELLKVSKDKRALKFIKKRVGTHIRAKRKREELSNVLAAMRKAAAKKD; encoded by the exons ATGGCAATCCGCTACCCGATGGCCGTGGGCCTGAACAAGGGCCACAAGGTGACCAAGAATGTGGTGAAGCCACGCCAGTGCCGACGCCGTGGG CGGCTGACCAAGCACACCAAGTTCGTCCGGGACATGATCCGGGAAGTGTGCGGCTTCGCCCCCTACGAGAGGCGCGCGATGGAGCTTCTCAAGGTCTCCAAAGACAAGCGAGCTCTGAAGTTCATCAAGAAAAGG GTGGGCACACACATCCGAgccaagaggaagagggaggagctGAGCAATGTCCTGGCGGCCATGAGGAAAGCAGCTGCCAAGAAGGACTAG